DNA sequence from the Ovis canadensis isolate MfBH-ARS-UI-01 breed Bighorn chromosome 2, ARS-UI_OviCan_v2, whole genome shotgun sequence genome:
GGTTGAGTGTTTTGGTCTTTTAAGTCTGGATTTCATAGCATTTTGGACAAGAGGATGAAATCCCCATTGGCACGActagtgtttgttttgttttaaagagttttaaggCGCTGCGGGAATGCCGTCCATTTCTCCATCAACCTGAAAGGACGTCACGGTTGAGCCGTCGAGAAGAAAAACTGCCAAGTCCACTGCTTTGGCAAAACCTCAGATGCGTGGCCTCCTGGCCAAACGTCTGCGATTTCTTATTGTTGGAGCATTAATGGTCTCCCTGGGGTTTGCAGCTTTCTATAAGTTTGCTGtggctgaaaaaagaaagaagacatatGCAGACTTCTACAGAAATTATGATTCCATGAAAGATTTTGAGGAGATGAGGAAGGCTGGTATCTTTCAGAGTGCATAGTGATTTggaatataaagaattttttggGTTGAGTTCCTTGGAAGTTTGTCACTTTCCTGTGTTCCTGAACTATGAAACTATGACTATCTGGGGTGAGAAATAGTCTctcaataaataaacaattaacaaaaaaaaagagttttaaaattacaaagatataaaaaaaaCTTAGGTATCAAGCTGGTGAAAAATAACAGCCCTCAATTTCCTTTCCCAGCCATAGCCTGTATGGTCAGTGTGATGTGTATCCTTCCACATTGTTTTCCtgtgtataaatatacacatcaatttttttcctcaaatgtaaATATTATACATGAAATGTGGTAACTGGGCATCATATTCTACAACTTACAGACTTCTGCAAATAGTATATATTACATCTACATTTTACTtgcatgtatttttatatgtatttatagtaaaatattataaatattcacAGCTTCATTCTAGGTCATCTCTTACAGATCCACTTCACTTTAAAACATGCCAATTTATTTCTGTTTGGGGTCCATTTCTGTTACGTGGATGTACTTTACTTAACCAGTCCTTTAGCAGTTGACTCATTGGCTGTCTCCAGGGGTCCATATTTCTGTAGATGGAGATCCAGAAGTGGGCCTGCAGGGACTTGGGGCATTGCATTTGTACTTCTGATAGATACCATGAAAATTTTCTGCACTTGTTATGTTAGTTAACTACCCTCTTAGTTGCTTCCATTTCTGGTCTTAAAGATAAAAGAATGTTAGacccagaaggcaatggcaacccactccagtactcttgcctggaaaatcccatgggcagaggaacctggtaggctgcagtccatggggtcgctaggagtcggacacgactgagcgacttcactttcactcttcactttcatgcattggagaaggaaatagcaacccactccattgttcttgcctggagaatcccagggacgggggagcctggtgggctgccgtctgtggggtcggatacgactgaagcgacttagcagcagcagcagcagcagcatcttgccTTATTTCCTACTTGACTGAGACCTGCAATATCTaagacctggaggagaaaacagtGGATGGAGGGGTGGGTAATGATGGGTTGAAAAGAGGAAAGTTATCACCCAAGTTTAAGAAATCAAAGTTGCTTCACTCTATTAACTAAAAAAGTGAGATGTTGTGAAGTGTGTTACTATGGACAAATTTATGGTAAGAATTTCAGAATTGGTAAAAAGTCTGGGCTATACAGTGTAACTAAATTGATTAATATGCCCTTTTGGTTAGAAGGACTGGGGACTCATTAAAATTACCCCCACATTACAGGGCATTCTTTATAAAGTAAATATGGGAATGGGGAGATAAGAGTTTCATCCATCATCCCAGGTTTTGCCCAGCAAAAACTGAGCCTCTAGGTCTTTGGGGATTGCAGTCAAGCGTGTTCTCGTGAACCCTGGAAGTGGACAAGACCTTAGCAGCAGGAATTTGGGATTCCCCAATTCCAGATCCTCTAACCTTGGTGTGACGTAGCCCGTCAATAAGCTTGTGCTTTTGCTTGTGTTTACCTgctcctctgggcttcccaggcagctcagtggtaaagaatatgcctgccagtgctaGAGAtgaaggtttaatccctggatcaggaagatcccctggagaaggaaacggcaacccactccagtattcttgcctggacaagaatcccatgggcagaagagccaggtgggctgcagtccccagggtcataaagagtgagacgtgacttagcaactaaaacaacctACTCCTCCCTTCTGCTGACTCAGGATTTTGGCTCATTCATAATAACCCTTATGGCTCTTtcagcttctcttttcttctttagccATAGCTTTGGCTACTAACTGCCGGATTCTCTGTTTGTCAATTTTAATCCCAAAGGTTGAGAATCCAGATTTTACCTAGTGGCTGCATAGGGCATCTCCCAGCCTATAAACTGCTGCCTTAAACTCAGGCGCCCTCCTCAGGTAAGGGTGTAGCATCCCGAGCTCCCTCCTGGGAAGAAAACTTGGAAGTGGCTGGAACCTTCGTAACATTACTCCTAGGTAAGTAACCAGTCTAGAATGTAATCCTGAGTAATGCACTTGTTTGTTGTAGTTACAAAATATATACTTTACGGTGTGCTTTAAAAGCAGCTTATTCATTTAAGTCAGTAAATACTTCCCTGGGATGCAGCCTTCCTTTTGCCGTATGGAACGTAAGTT
Encoded proteins:
- the LOC138433129 gene encoding cytochrome c oxidase subunit 6C-like encodes the protein MAEHTCAQESNILDDYWAENDVTVEPSRRKTAKSTALAKPQMRGLLAKRLRFLIVGALMVSLGFAAFYKFAVAEKRKKTYADFYRNYDSMKDFEEMRKAGIFQSA